The nucleotide sequence TTGGCTTTAATTTATCATCGGGCAACGGATTAAAGTTTAACTTTGTGAAATTCAGTTTTACGTGCAAGTAGCCTGTCAGATTTATCAGCTGCCACCTCGTTTTAGTTTTAGCTGAAATTGGAAAATATTAGTGTTTTAGATTAAATTGAAATACTGAGTAATTAtttaatggttttttttttaaatcttttcctctttgtgtttattttttagtatATTTTGTAGTACATGTTATATCTTATACTGCAACATGATTCTGTTTTCTGATTCAGCCACTTACCCCGTCGAGGTTTCATGTCTTTCTCTCAGGATGACCTCATTGAAAAGGAGAAAGCGTCCTACGCCATCTCTGGCGGGTGTTGTGCCTTAGCTGTTATTCATCTGATGGGGAAACTCTACTTAGCCAATGCTGGAGACAGCAGGTGAGAGACGCAAAGaaactttcttttttaacaGAAAGCAAAATGTGATAAGTCTGGCTTCTCTTCTGAGGCTCCTTTCGCACGCCGTCTCCCACTGACACTCTGCTGACTCAGCTGTGAGGAATACACTTCAAGCTCCGTCTCGGTTAACCTCCTCACCCCTCCCCCAtcctccttctctctgcagGGCCATAATCATACGAAATAATGAAGTTGTTGCCATGACGAGTGAGTTCACACCTGAGTCAGAAAGGCAGCGGCTACAGTACCTGGTATTCCTCCGTCATTTATGTATTCAATCCCAAATCACCTCAAAtacctgcatttattttttaaattgtgtattAAATGAGAGTAAAAATGTGAGATTTGGCACCCCTAAATCAGTGAGTGATGAGCAGGAAGATGCGACCCTCTCTTTTTCATGTGTCCCTCCAGGGCTTCCTGAGGCCAGAGCTTCTGGGTAATGAGTTCACTCACACTGAGTTTCCCCGAAGGATCCAGCACAGTGAGCTGGGCAAAAAAATGCTCTACAGAGACCACACTATGACTGGCTGGTAAACCGGGGGGGTCCATTTTAATCCCACTTCACTGTGTTGTTCAGATCATGTGGGGTTTGTTATTGACATTAACAAGGTGTTAAGCAGCAGCTAAGGATCATTCATGATCCGGTCATGTTGTTTTCTGCCTTTGGTTTGTTTATTCGTTTGACTtttagcgagataactcaaaaggttacgcACAGATCTTGAGGAaattttgaggaaatgttgggaatgttaccaggaatggTTCATTAAAtgttgttgatgatccagatgagatcctggattctggatcagtctGAAGTTTttgtgagctgcttggcggaggtctgcgctctctgagtgcttttctagttttattaataaattgatcaaatgtttattcaatgaaatatgaaaacaatattttccagAACAAAGACAGCTTTCAATATTGAAGTTTCAAAACTACTTCAGCAAACAATTTGTTGTTAATATTTTTGTTAGAAGTTTCCAAAAGGCCGTACTTTAATGTGCAATCTGTTAATTGCTGTGCTGTAGGGCTTATAAAACAATTGTGGAAGACGACTTGAAATTCCCGCTGATATATGGAGAGGGCAAAAAGGTAATCGATCAACAAATCATCATATTCTACTCATATTTTTAGATATCAGTGCTCTGCTGGTTTGTGTTAGTGAGTCACGCTGTCTGACTTTAAACCCATTCATGGAGCTCTGCGTAcgtgctgtgcgtgtgcgtgtgcacctgtgtgactgtgtgctgGTCTGCACAGGCGCGTGTCATGGCAACGATCGGGGTGACCCGTGGGCTGGGAGATCATGACCTGAAGGTGTACAACTCCAACATTTACATCAAGCCCTTCCTGTCATGCGTCCCTGAGGTGAGTCTCAAGCTGCTACCTTGGCCATCAGGATGACACTGAATGGACTTTGTTGTCTGGGCTTCACtttatttgacttttctttttttttcttttttgcattgatCAAAGCTAACAAAAAGCCTTTTATAGAGACTCAGATATGGTGCAGAGGAACAGATTATTGAAATCCAACGTGGAGGAGGAATgactttaaagaaaaaacatcaacaaagCTTGGGTTCTCAGTTGTggttcctttttatttttataccaatctaagataaaaatatatatatatacggtatatagcTAGAAACATTGACTGCCTTCATGAtatattatacagtatataagaCATAAACATTGAAATGATACATTAAACTCAGTCACTGATGTCTTTTTCTTGCAGGTAAAGGTTTATAATTTTGATGAACACAAACATGGCCCAAACGATGTACTGGTCATGGGCACAGATGGATTGTGGGATGTGACAACGGACAAGGAAGTGGCAGATGCTGTATCTGCCTACTTATCCTGCTGCGATCCTTCTGATCCCATGAGGTATGCACATAATCCTTTACATTTGCTTTCTGTAAGTGCTTTAGCTGCATTGTTTGCCAGTATGCCCACTAGGTGGCGACAAATGCACAGCATCCGCTACATTTTGCTTGAAGTCAAATTCTAATTTTAGGATCACTTTTCCGCATCCATGGTGGTCACAGTTTACAGAACCAAGCCTCACATTTTTTCATATGTAATAATGCTGTTATTAACACATCGAACAACATGGTTACACCCTTGTTAAAGCAGTGTTTCCTCTAAATTTGCCCAAACTTACACCTTAGCCCATTTGACAACATTATTTTCCTGCCTACCCCATCTGgtaatacttttgtttttagttaGAACAGAAAGTTTATGAAACCAGAGAACAAAATAGTCTTACTatcatttattgttttgcaGGTGGGGCCCCAGTAGCCCCTTCTTACTTCTCTGGTCCAGTTTAATAACTTGTCCAAATTAGACTTCACTAGTTTGTGTACATTGCGATTACTTTTGTACTCGGACTACTTTAATGGGAGTTTGGGCTAATTAAGTGAATCAGGGCTGAGTTACCTGCCAGTGGTGACCTCATTTAATGTCCACTGTACTTAAACAAGATTGATTTTGTTCTATATAcctattttaatattaatttgttTATGTGTGCGATGTTTATGTTAGTATTGTgatgatgtttgttgtttttttatgcacaGGTATACGCTGGCAGCGCAGGATCTGCTCATGAGGTCACGAGGAGTGCTGAAGGAGCGCGGCTGGCGGCTACCCAACGATAAACTGGGCtcaggtgatgacatcaccgtgTTTGTCGTCCCACTGGCGGGGCAGGAATCCGAGACATGACGTGGAGATGCCTTGTCTGCTGTGACGAGTTTGGGCGCGGGGAGGTACGTTTGTCACAGATAAGACTTGGGGTCTGAGCAGCACCTTCAGCGTCATCCCACTGGACTGAACCCGGTCATGCAACAGAGAGTTCTTAAGCACATCATAAACGAAGTCACACTCCATCTCCCTACACCTGCTGTTTGTGATGGTGAGCAGTCAGCATTAAATCCTAGTGCTTTGATTTCCTGTTTCAGTGCTGAACCACAATTCAGTCCTTTGAATggattcttcatcatcatgtcGTGCCCTGAAAgtgactcctttttttttgtaaggaaaaaagaataaaaaaggcCCCTCGCACTTTCACTTTGATGTATCATAAAGACcgatgaagaagaaaacatgtGGAAACCAAAGAGATGGAaatctgtcaaaataaaatatatatatatatatatatatatatgttatccATGTCTGCACGTAAAATAAGCATGCAGgccataaaaaatattttttttagcgtTGGACCCAAACTAAAAGAGATTGTATTGTTGTTCTTTCTTAGAGGTGGGTGTCAACGCCCCCGGCATGGTTGCCAATGTGCTCTGGTAGCCTGTTGTTTTGTCACAGCTCTTTGTCGAATGTGCTCATAGATATTTAGCATTGTTTTGAACATGGCCATAATAAGAACCGAGGGAAACGGGATTATGGTGCGATTTAACCACGTCTAAAATATTTAACCCTCACAGGAGATTGAAATGTGTTCTCAGTGTAGagcatcgcacacacacacatgccttaTGAAGAGATGAAAGGGATTCCAAAAAGTTTTGCTCTAGTTTCGCACTAAATttgaacatatatattttttgccctgTACTGTATCCCTGTGCCATTTTGTTGTCGTGTTATTTTTCAATTGGCTGTATATTTTCGATGACTTTGTTTGTAAGAATAATTAATCAAAAGTGTTCATGTTTCTGCATGTTCATTTAGAGAGATGGGGCAAGCGCCCCTGCAccagaaataaatcacattttccctATTTGCTTTCTATTTTGCTTTCTTAAACTCAACCATGTACAACTGAAACGCTGATCATGACTATTGAGTCTCCATAGTTCAGAGACTTTGTGCTGACTAAGAGGAACGCAGTGATTTacagacttttactttgaaaagcacattttatacaaacatatataaataaataaaatacatactgtatatgtaatGACTGTAGATCCTTGTTATGACATTAAAACAAGAACACATTTCATGTACGGGAGTCAACATCACAATGATCACCTCATGACGAATAAATTACTGTACGTTTGTCTACATGGGACTTTGTTTATGTGAAGGGTCTGATTGACCTCAAAATCCTCCAATACAGAAATGTCAAATTAGTTCTTTTTTGGGATTGGAGAGGGCAGTCCTGTCTAAAACCTACTttatattcaacataaatatataaataatatatataggAGCTCAGCCGGGGCCCCACCCTGTGGCCGGGGATCGAATTCGAGTGCCTGGCGGCCGGGTCTCTGTCCACGGGGCTCGGCCAGGCTCAGCCCAGAAGGGTCATATGTGCAGGACCTCTGGTGGGCTCAACACCCGCAGAGGGAACCATAGGGGACGGGTGCAATGTGGATTGGGTGGCTGTCGATAGCAGGGTGCTCAACGAAATACCAAAGGttgaaggaagagctggagaaaatgtgggCAGTGAAGGTAAcagtggtgccagtagtgatcggggcactaggggcagtgacccccaagctgggtgaacGGTTCCAGCAGATATCAGGAACAACGTTCAACATCTCCGTCCAGACGAGCGCAGCCCTagggacagctaagatcctgcaCGGAAccctcatatatatatatatatgtgtttggaatgttgtttgtgtgtgtgtctgtgtgtgtagggaCAGTATGTACGCTATAATGAGAAAACATGCCGTTTCTAGACCAGAAAGATGAATTAGCagctattattattacatcatgAACTTACTTTCGGTTTCAtttttagagcgtttctggcagagctgtttgagacagaaatgacggacgctgtcctgcaacatctgtttgctattttcaccaaagactgtcacagatatttcatataagtgtctgggaactgcattaacgtgtggaaaaagggtataatatgggacctttaatcataatatttattatttttgtcactGCTTGCTCAGATTTGACAAACCACATCATCTCTTAGTCCACACAGGTCCGAACAGTCGATGGCCTGCAGGAAGTGACTGTCTCCTCCGATTCtcagtgttttgttgttgtctttatgAGAGAATGGTCGTGGTGAGGTCCATACCCATCCCTGTTTTTGCTTGTACTACGGATGATGTCATTTTCCAGCGAGGAGTGCAGGAGGGAATAGGGCGACTCCAGCGGATGCAGCAGCTCTGTCGAGTCAGGTAgctgtaaccatgacaacagcgGAAATAGAAGCATCGACCTTCAAAATTAAATTATGCACTTCAGGGTGAGTTAAGGAGAAGGAAAAACGTGTTCAATGTTTGATTGCTGTCCAGAGTGTTTCATCTTCTTGTTCGCATTTAAGACAGAAAATTTAGAACACTTTAGAAGTGGATTAAGATTTTGTTCCCCATGAATACTTTTGGATGAGAAAATAAGAGATACTAATTATATGCTGTCCCCTTGACATCAGTCATTTGAGGACGTGGTGTGAAGACCATTCAGATGTGGTGAGACATCCACATGCAGTGACCTTGTGGAAACAGTCCAATTAAGTATCAGGGGGAcggaaacggagatagtcatcacgactctctccggatcaatcccccccccccccctttttttttgtacacctacgttgtacatattatgtgtctttttaatttattgttattttgtacctgtgaagtaatttatttttattttattgttattttgcatcaatttagtaatttaatattatttttatattaaataatattatatttttaatatttatttttattggtattgttaaatgtcgatgatttatgcactaaggactttcaacttgaaatgctcctcttagacaggatgtttgactgtatttgtactgtaatacatgctactgtttgactgtattagtactctaacattctatctaataaatatattcatcatcatcaatattgATATTCTAGAGAATTAtctaacacacaaacatatttaatctatttatttatttatttttgtggatggcttattttttattttgattgctCTGTACATCATACAAATGATTTAATCTACATATTGTGAACTGTTGTACAttcctgtggaggaggaggagcgctcaAGAAACGCGCAGGCGAatgctgtcttttattttgaaagtctgtAGCGGAAGTACCTGTCTATTAGCCTTTAGCCGCTTCCGCCTGGTGTCGGTGGGAGGAGCTTGCTGGTCTGCGCCGTTCTGTAGAATTAGCAAATGCTGCAGCAAGAAGCGAGCGCTTGAGTCTGTGTCACGACCAAGAGAGACGAGAAAGCGGAAAGTGACATTAATAAaagcctcgcctcgcctcgcctcgcccgGTGAAAGGTAACTCCGAGCTGCCGGCTCAACTTAGACCCGGTAGTCCTAGTTTACGCAGGTCGACGGTCTAGTTACAGCTGATTAAATAGCTTAGTTTTGGTGAGAACAAGGTGGTGGCTGTCTTCGTGTTAACATTGTTCCGGGTCAGGCAGGAGTTTAATCGTGATTATAACGTTGTTCCGGGTCAGGCAGGGGTTTAATAGTGATTATAACATTGTTCCAGGTCAGGCAGGGGTTTAATCGTGATTATAACATTGTTCCAGGTCAGGCAGGGGTTTAATCGTGATTATAACATTGTTCCGGGTCAGGCAGGAGTTTAATCGTGATTATAACATTGTTCCGGGTCAGGCAGGGGTTTAATCGTGATTATAACATTGTTCCAGGTCAGGCAGGGGTTTAATCGTGATTATAACATTGTTCCGGGTCAGGCAGGGGTTTAATCGTGATTATAACATTGTTCCGGGTCAGGCAGGGGTTTAATCGTGATTATAACATTGTTCCGGGTCAGGCAGGGGTTTAATCGTGATTATAACATTGTTCCGGGTCAGGCAGGGGTTTAATCGTGATTATAACATTGTTCCAGGTCAGGCAGGGGTTTAATCGTGATTATAACATTGTTCCAGGTCAGGCAGGGGTTTAATCGTGATTATAACATTGTTCCGGGTCAGGCAGGGGTTTAATCGTGATTATAACATTGTTCCAGGTCAGGCAGGGGTTTAATCGTGATTATAACATTGTTCCGGGTCAGGCAGGGGTTTAATCGTGATTATAACATTGTTCCAGGTCAGGCAGGAGGCTAGTTTGTGTTCAACTGTTGATAGCTTCGTTCGGCTAGTTTCAGGTTCTGCTGCTGCGCACAAACGCCACGACCTCCTAATGAACAGGCTGATGGCGCTCCCAGTTAGCAGACAGTTTAGactgtaaacatttatttataatcaGGCAGTGGATCAAAGGTAGAGCATTATTATTTGGCTGGAGGTGGCTTTAAGTGAGGTTTAAAAGCGAATTCAGGGGGTTAATTTTATTGTGATGTGTGAAATATGTCtgtatcatctatctatctatctacacaCTATTCAAAATGATCTCTGCGTAATTgagattttttttgtcatgaattatttttttatcatttgaaaCCATCAAAGTAAGCTTGAagcatttttcatttgaatctTATACTACATTAGAAACGGCAATCGTTACTCAATACTGTATAGCACTCTGAGCTCTTAGTTTTTGATGTGTATAAAGTGTTGAGTTTAATTCTCAGAACAAATAAGCGCTTTAACACTAACTGTGTATTCACATGATCAGAAAATGGAGTTCAGTCATTTAAATGCTTGACTTGTCCAACTTGTTACTATTGTTTAAATATTCTGTTCATTGTCGTTTTGAGCTGAGTCAATCAGTTAATCAATAAAAAACCTGCTTAAATTTGGATAATTAACAATTATTCAAGTAGTTTTTCTTGGCTGATGTGCAGTAAGTTTATATATATGCAGCTTTCAAAGGGAGTGAATGTTTTTCGTCTTCTCGGAAGTGAAATAGAAACGCTTTTGAACAGCTGGCCAAACAACACAAGCCGGTTTAACGTGTCCCTGCGAAACCATTTCAAACCACCGAGGCCGCGTGACTAAAGGGTTAATAATCTGCACAATCGGTGATGCTGAACTCCGCCGTTGGTTGCtccctctgtgggggggggggggggctcctggaGGAAAGAGTCCAAGCTCAGGGGGTCTGCTGCTCTGTCAGCCCTGTCAGTGAATCATGAGGCTCCGGTTCTCCGAACGCCTCCTGCAGGTGCTTCCTCTGGCTCTCTGAATGACGTGGCCCTCCAGCTGCCCCACCCGACTCGCCGTTCTCACCGAACCTCCCCCAAGTGGGCCTTAAAATTATATTATGGGTTTCTTACTCTAATGATCTGTGTTTAAATATTCTTAATTCACGACTACTTAGCTCTGCTGTGGATCCACTCCCAGAGGCAAAGTGGAATCAGGCTTTGCTCTCGTTTAATATTCTGTATGAatatatatgaaatatgaaTTTGTTAACGTTTCTAAAGCAATGATTGTTTCCCGCTGTCGTCGCAGTAGCGTCTGACCCTAACGTGTAGAAATGGGACGATGGAGAACGCGGCTCCCTGAATTCAACCATCTCTGGTCTCTAAATGTCAACACATAACCAGAAGACGGTCGACTAATAAAAGGGGAAAACACACCCAGTGTTTCCAGTAAGGCCTACTGGTCACGCCAAGACTAAACGGAAAGTGGCTGAAACactttctcttttcattctttCCGGGGTTTCCCGACTTTTCTTCAACCGTATTCTGATTTTTGTGTTAAGCTTCAAGTTCCTGCTGTCCATCTATGAGTCTAAAACTCATTCAAGAAATGAAAGCGTCGTACCAGAGCAGCATTATGGGCTGGCAGCGATTAGCTCCCGCTCCTTTAATGCACAGTATTTTTAGATTACtcgggtgtttgtgtgtgtgtgtgtgtgtgtgtggggggggggggggggggggggacacacacgaTGGTGTCGGGCCTGTTTTGGGACACCACCCAGTGCTGCACCAGCTGCCCCGATTCCCTGGATGCTCTCCCTTTTCCACACGCATTTCGGCGGGAAGCGAACTGGGTGGAGCCTGATGGGACATTCCTTCATGCCCCCGTTTTCCCCGTCACTCTATTATCTTAGTCTTTGTCTGTTCTTCATTCTTCGTGGTACTCCTGACATGTCACGATTGTCCGTTTGGGTCCTCGCAGCATCAGCAGTGCATCATTGTTCGTCATTTATCTGAATTTAACCGGTGATCTGAATACACACACTGTGACCTTTGGTTTTTGTCAGTCTTGTAGCATGACAGGCAAAAATCCTTCATCAGCGAAAGGTTTCCTTCCCATTTTGGGATGCTGCTGATAATCTTGACACACGACATTGTTTGATCCTGTTTTACAGAGATGGCAGCCATTCGGAAGAAGCTGGTCATTGTCGGCGATGGAGCCTGTGGGAAGACGTGTCTTCTCATTGTGTTCAGTAAAGACCAGTTTCCTGAAGTCTACGTGCCCACAGTGTTCGAGAACTACATCGCTGATATCGAGGTGGACACAAAACAGgtttgtactgcagtaataTTGTCTTTaaagtggatgtgtgtgtgtgtgtgtgggaaaacatttaaaatgtacgtTTGATAATCAAATTCCAAGTTATCTGTATTCTGGTGCCTTTTTCAAGTTAGTTTGATACTTATACTTTCGATATATTGATGTTTAGGATGCACGTAGGAAACTAATAGATCACTGACAGCTTCCTAAGCGGGCAGACTGTAAAGCTTTCTTGCTTGTGCAACAGAAAGTTTGCAAACGCAGTCAGCCTTTTAAATTCTCCAGCATTGAGCGACATCGCATTATGCTAAACCCCATAATAATATCAGTGGAGCTGCATCCTCACTGTCTGCTGAAATTATATTCTCTCTGAGCATTTTAAGAATGTCAAAGACAAATTCAAGCTctgcttttctcttctcttgCCGTCGTTCTGGCTGCGTCTCCATTTTGAACTATTATCTAAAGGTTTTGTTTGCTTCACGCGGGCCCAGCTTTCCAGGACGGCTGGAACGACAGAAGGGTAAACTCCTTCAAAGGGCAgcgctgctaacgttagcctgaTCTCTGTTAGCGGCTCAGGCCGAGGTAAATACAGAGCACTGGATATCAAACGGTGAGGCGTTGCTAAGATACGGCGTCACGTATGTTATGTCGTGTCTCTGAATGCGTGTTTGATCACGAGGGTCAAGCCGGAGACGCAGGTGGTTTAAGTCGAAGGGTTTTGTTCTCTTGAGCTGACCGTCGCTGCAGGATTACCACTTggcaaaacaggaaatgactgtACTTCCCAGTTTCCTGTTCAGATGGGGAAAAGAGATGTCTcctgacaaccccccccccatcccatcagGACCCACCgcctctcatttcctgtctttggCTCACTCAGATTTCTGGAGGGATTAATTGCCGGGACAGAAACATGACGTATAAAGCGAAGTATCCGAGAGTCACATTGGTCTCGAGGGAGATTAGAAACTGATAGTTCGCCTCTTTAGTCAagtaccccccaccccccccccccccatgagaaTCATCACATTACCCAATGTGTGTTCTTTGCCTCTAAACCTCCTCCCTCAAGGATAAAAAGTCTTCACCCTCTCCTTCCGTGCATTGGGCAGTCTCTAAATAtagcttcttctttcttttcctttgtaAAGTCTGCAGCTTACAGCGAGTCCAGTGGGAACgcggccgccgccccccccccccccccccgcctctgcaAGCCTCTATTTTAGGCCTTTTGACTGATGATTGCAACTCGCTTTGGGCACACAGGAATTCATGCCATTAAGTGGAGTTGCAGCATTTGAAACTTTGATTTCTTTTGTGTCCTGAACACCAGAGCGTGAGCTAAAGGGTGGAGTTAACGCATCCACAGGGACAGAAGGCATCTGGTTTGATTCTCGCTAATCCCCCCCCTTTCCCTAATTGAATTAATCAATGGTGTAATGCGATGACGGCAGTGCCCAAGTTAATTTCCACAACATCTACAGCATAACAGACTCAAGAGGGCGATTAGGACAGACGAGAGACACATCGAAACATTCAAACTAGGAAGGCAGCTTGGCTAAAACATACAAATCGTAAGTTGTGATCGATGGAATGGAAGATATGAGTTGCATTAAAAGTTCTGTGGTCACGTAACGCCACCCTTACTTCCTCCCTGGTATTTAAAGCTAGCAAGCCTTAAGGGTCAAGCTTCAAGTTCCAAGTCGTAGAAAAGTAATTTCCTCAGCTGTATGGCCTGGTTAGATGAGCAAAGTTCGCCCCTCTCGGATTGAAGCAGGAGCGTCTCTCCACCTCCGTCTACGGCCTCCCCCAATGTTTCATTTCTCCCAGGTGGAGTTGGCGCTGTGGGACACTGCAGGCCAGGAGGACTACGACAGGCTGAGGCCCCTCTCTTACCCCGACACAGATGTCATCCTCATGTGCTTCTCCATCGACAGCCCAGACAGTTTAGGTAAGGAGCTGCTCGCACATAGAGGCTTGTTGTCAAGGCGGTTATTTATATAGCCTACATTTTAAACTAGTTAGACTAACTTCGGTGAACGGTGAACCAGCTGCACAGAACTCGTGACTGTATAAAAGTGCCATATTTAGCTTAACAGAGATAAATCGGGTCACACCAGCCAAGCAGGCTGTTTGTTAAATGCCTTCGTGGACTTTGTGGGTCGCAGGATTAGTACATCTGAAAACGTCTTTGCCTCAAGCAGTCTGCAGAGCCAATCCATCAAGAGAAGCGTTCTGCGCCTTGACTCTGtacccccccccgaccccctcAGCTCACATATCCTTCTCTCTCCGGGACAGAAAACATTCCAGAGAAGTGGACGCCCGAGGTGAGACACTTCTGTCCCAATGTTCCCATCATCCTGGTGGGGAACAAGAAGGACCTGAGGAACGACGAGCACACACGGAGAGAACTGACCAAGATGAAGCAGGTAGCAAAACCTCTGGAGGTCAATGGGCTCGGCGTGAGGGTCTGCctcaattaaatgtttttaccaATGACGAGCGACAGACCAAAGACCTGTGATGCGTCAAGCCCCCTCTGAAAGACGCCCTCGCTTCACATTCATGTATTCCATCTTTCCTTTGCTTCTGTTAAGCCCCACTCAGCAGAGGAATTCACTGCAGCCACAGACGGGAAAGCCTTTTTGGCTACTCGCTCACTGACATACGATGCGATGTGGTTAAAGCACGACACANNNNNNNNNNNNNNNNNNNNNNNNNNNNNNNNNNNNNNNNNNNNNNNNNNNNNNNNNNNNNNNNNNNNNNNNNNNNNNNNNNNNNNNNNNNNNNNNNNNNAATCACAATATCTTTAATTATGTCCTTAATTATCCTAGCACCTTCTTTCCTAGcagaataattattatttttaatttttttatgaatgtcaTTTCTTTCAGCTAAAATCTTTGTCGTCATCGGTCTATGCTGTGACCACTGTCAtcctgcagggggcagtagCAAAAAAAGATACAGACAGCGGAGGTGGTGGTGATGGCTGCGATGGTTCCAATGGGAATAGACTTCTGAGCATCACGCAGGTCTCCAGAGCGGTTGGA is from Brachionichthys hirsutus isolate HB-005 chromosome 8, CSIRO-AGI_Bhir_v1, whole genome shotgun sequence and encodes:
- the LOC137898041 gene encoding rho-related GTP-binding protein RhoA-B-like, which produces MAAIRKKLVIVGDGACGKTCLLIVFSKDQFPEVYVPTVFENYIADIEVDTKQVELALWDTAGQEDYDRLRPLSYPDTDVILMCFSIDSPDSLENIPEKWTPEVRHFCPNVPIILVGNKKDLRNDEHTRRELTKMKQVAKPLEVNGLGVRVCLN
- the ppm1j gene encoding protein phosphatase 1H, whose amino-acid sequence is MISKVKNAMSTLVGGMMPHGHHNHHSGGGQGCGADSLPPRFPYGRPDFLDLTPELLQYSTEHASRPVLALKRDSRLPWRTGYAEVINAGKSMLNEDQASCEKLFVKKPSSKSRNSTLLEDNGDAPGIPLHFWGVFDGHAGSGAAIMASKLLHRLIRDRLGEICHLLESPAVAPPICLAKNGSPYQAETKKGAAVEPEDPDAIGDSSVRFHMEKVVSLESLVMGVIETAFTQMDDLIEKEKASYAISGGCCALAVIHLMGKLYLANAGDSRAIIIRNNEVVAMTSEFTPESERQRLQYLGFLRPELLGNEFTHTEFPRRIQHSELGKKMLYRDHTMTGWAYKTIVEDDLKFPLIYGEGKKARVMATIGVTRGLGDHDLKVYNSNIYIKPFLSCVPEVKVYNFDEHKHGPNDVLVMGTDGLWDVTTDKEVADAVSAYLSCCDPSDPMRYTLAAQDLLMRSRGVLKERGWRLPNDKLGSGDDITVFVVPLAGQESET